One Cucumis sativus cultivar 9930 chromosome 1, Cucumber_9930_V3, whole genome shotgun sequence DNA segment encodes these proteins:
- the LOC101222458 gene encoding probable inactive receptor kinase At1g48480, with the protein MQTQMGIRFFSLFLLGFSLLLSTVKPDLASDRTALLALRSAVGGRTLLLWNVTDQNTCSWPGIQCEDNRVTVLRLPGAALFGPLPVGIFGNLTHLRTLSLRLNALSGQLPSDLSACINLRNLYLQGNEFSGLIPDFLFQLPDLVRLNLASNNFSGEISSGFNNLTRLKTLFLEKNHLSGSIPDLKIPLDQFNVSNNQLNGSVPKGLQSFSSSSFLGNSLCGGPLEACSGDLVVPTGEVGNNGGSGHKKKLAGGAIAGIVIGSVLAFVLILVILMLLCRKKSAKKTSSVDVATVKNPEVEIQGSKPPGEIENGGYSNGYTVPATAAAVASAATVAAGTAKGEVSANGTGTKKLVFFGNAARVFDLEDLLRASAEVLGKGTFGTAYKAVLEVGSVVAVKRLKDVTITEREFREKIEAVGSMDHESLVPLRAYYFSRDEKLLVYDYMAMGSLSALLHGNKGAGRTPLNWEIRSGIALGAARGIEYLHSQGPNVSHGNIKSSNILLTKSYDARVSDFGLAHLVGPPSTPTRVAGYRAPEVTDPRKVSHKADVYSFGVLLLELLTGKAPTHSLLNEEGVDLPRWVQSVVREEWTSEVFDLELLRYQNVEEEMVQLLQLAVDCAAQYPDKRPSMSEVTKRIEELRQSSLHEAVNPQPDAAHDSDDASSR; encoded by the exons ATGCAAACCCAGATGGGAATTCgtttcttctctttgtttcttctcGGATTCTCTCTTTTACTCTCCACTGTGAAACCAGATCTTGCTTCTGATAGAACAGCTCTTTTGGCCCTTCGTTCTGCTGTGGGTGGCCGGACTCTTCTCCTCTGGAATGTGACTGATCAGAACACCTGTTCTTGGCCTGGGATTCAATGTGAGGACAATCGTGTCACTGTTCTTCGTCTCCCCGGAGCGGCGCTTTTCGGTCCATTACCGGTTGGGATTTTTGGGAACTTGACGCACCTTCGTACTCTTAGCCTTCGACTCAATGCACTTTCCGGTCAGCTCCCGTCAGATCTCTCTGCCTGCATTAATCTTCGGAACCTCTATTTGCAAGGTAATGAGTTTTCAGGCCTTATTCCTGATTTCTTGTTCCAGCTTCCTGACCTTGTTCGTCTTAATTTGGCTTCCAATAACTTTTCTGGGGAGATCTCTTCTGGGTTCAACAATTTGACCCGTCTCAAGACTCTGTTCCTTGAGAAAAATCATCTCTCTGGGTCTATCCCGGACTTGAAGATCCCTCTGGATCAGTTCAATGTTTCTAACAATCAGTTAAATGGGTCGGTTCCTAAGGGATTGCAGTCGTTTTCTTCGAGTTCCTTTTTGGGGAATTCTCTCTGCGGAGGTCCTCTTGAAGCTTGCTCTGGTGATCTTGTTGTGCCGACAGGGGAGGTTGGCAACAATGGCGGCTCTGGACACAAGAAAAAGCTGGCAGGGGGAGCCATTGCTGGGATTGTAATTGGATCTGTACTGGCTTTTGTGTTGATTCTTGTAATCTTAATGCTTTTGTGCCGAAAGAAGAGTGCTAAGAAAACGAGTTCAGTCGATGTAGCCACAGTGAAGAATCCTGAAGTGGAAATTCAGGGCAGTAAGCCACCTGGTGAGATTGAAAATGGGGGTTACAGTAATGGTTATACTGTGCCTGCCACTGCTGCTGCTGTTGCTTCTGCTGCAACAGTGGCGGCCGGGACTGCAAAAGGGGAAGTGAGTGCCAATGGTACTGGGACTAAAAAATTGGTGTTCTTTGGTAATGCTGCAAGGGTGTTTGATTTGGAGGATCTTTTGAGGGCTTCAGCTGAAGTGTTGGGGAAAGGAACCTTTGGGACTGCTTACAAAGCTGTTTTGGAAGTGGGTTCTGTTGTGGCCGTGAAGAGGTTGAAGGATGTTACCATAACAGAGAGGGAATTTAGAGAGAAGATTGAAGCTGTTGGATCCATGGATCATGAAAGCTTGGTCCCTCTCAGGGCTTACTATTTCAGTAGGGATGAGAAGCTTCTTGTTTATGATTACATGGCCATGGGAAGTTTATCTGCTCTCTTACATG GAAACAAAGGCGCTGGTAGGACTCCATTGAATTGGGAAATCAGGTCCGGAATTGCCCTTGGAGCTGCCCGTGGCATTGAATATCTGCATTCTCAAGGCCCTAATGTTTCCCATGGAAACATAAAATCTTCCAATATTCTTCTAACAAAATCTTATGATGCTCGAGTTTCTGATTTCGGTTTAGCACATCTTGTCGGACCACCTTCCACACCCACCAGAGTTGCTGGTTACCGTGCACCAGAGGTCACCGATCCCCGTAAAGTATCCCACAAGGCTGATGTCTATAGCTTTGGCGTATTGCTTTTGGAGCTTTTGACAGGAAAGGCTCCTACACATTCCCTTTTAAACGAGGAAGGAGTTGATCTACCTAGATGGGTGCAGTCAGTTGTTAGGGAAGAGTGGACTTCCGAAGTTTTCGACCTCGAGCTTCTTAGGTACCAAAACGTTGAGGAGGAGATGGTTCAACTATTGCAACTTGCAGTCGATTGTGCAGCTCAGTATCCTGACAAGCGTCCCTCAATGTCGGAAGTCACAAAGCGTATAGAAGAGCTTCGCCAATCCAGCCTTCACGAAGCTGTCAATCCACAACCCGACGCTGCTCACGATTCAGACGATGCATCTTCTAGGTGA
- the LOC101222698 gene encoding cell division cycle-associated protein 7 isoform X1 — protein MGRLRAKCDYEDLRNARILENKERLASLGLKKAVTELRSIISSAKSARIHARKCHNTLSRISLPLRRSDRLKQISPVSTPVRCQISFRRSDRLKRKLVLDSNEVEGEVVNRPANAPLVKISNSEHWTSPDASARRCNSKGRGGVYDPVFGICCHFCRQKKLCGEEDCRRCGDFDMDEPCIGKTDCSVCHSTNGVFCRACLKVRYGEEMEEVIKNKKWMCPHCVEEKGINSYWICNSSLCLKKRKMAPTGLAIYRARKMGYESVAHLLMDELKRADLRNR, from the exons ATGGGAAGACTCAGAGCTAAATGCGACTACGAAGATCTCAGAAACGCTCGCATTTTAGAGAATAAG GAGCGATTAGCGTCCCTAGGGTTGAAGAAGGCAGTAACCGAACTTCGTTCCATTATTTCCTCTGCAAAATCGGCAAGGATCCACGCGAGAAAATGTCACAACACGCTCTCCCGaatctctcttcctcttcgtCGTTCCGATCGATTGAAGCAGATTTCACCCGTCTCTACTCCAGTTCGTTGCCAGATTTCCTTCCGGAGGTCCGACAGACTGAAGAGGAAATTAGTTCTAGACAGTAATGAAG TGGAGGGAGAGGTTGTGAATCGGCCTGCGAATGCTCCTTTAGTGAAGATTAGTAATTCGGAACATTGGACTTCGCCGGATGCGTCGGCACGGAGGTGTAATAGTAAGGGACGAGGGGGCGTTTATGATCCTGTTTTTGGAATCTGTTGCCATTTCTGCAG GCAGAAGAAGCTATGTGGTGAAGAAGATTGCAGGAGATGTGGCGATTTTGATATGGATGAACCATGTATCG GAAAAACCGATTGCTCTGTTTGTCATTCCACCAATGGTGTCTTCTGCCGAGCTTGTCTGAAAGTCAGATATGGTGAAG aaatggaagaagtgaTTAAGAACAAGAAATGGATGTGTCCTCATTGTGTGGAGGAGAAAGGAATCAACTCATATTGGATATGCAACAG TTCATTGTGCTTGAAGAAACGCAAGATGGCTCCAACTGGGCTTGCCATTTACAGAG CTCGGAAAATGGGGTACGAATCTGTTGCACATTTGTTAATGGATGAGCTTAAGCGAGCAGATTTACGCAACAGATAA
- the LOC101222698 gene encoding cell division cycle-associated protein 7 isoform X2 — protein MGRLRAKCDYEDLRNARILENKERLASLGLKKAVTELRSIISSAKSARIHARKCHNTLSRISLPLRRSDRLKQISPVSTPVRCQISFRRSDRLKRKLVLDSNEVEGEVVNRPANAPLVKISNSEHWTSPDASARRCNSKGRGGVYDPVFGICCHFCRQKKLCGEEDCRRCGDFDMDEPCIGKTDCSVCHSTNGVFCRACLKVRYGEEMEEVIKNKKWMCPHCVEEKGINSYWICNSSLCLKKRKMAPTGLAIYRVDFCSSENGVRICCTFVNG, from the exons ATGGGAAGACTCAGAGCTAAATGCGACTACGAAGATCTCAGAAACGCTCGCATTTTAGAGAATAAG GAGCGATTAGCGTCCCTAGGGTTGAAGAAGGCAGTAACCGAACTTCGTTCCATTATTTCCTCTGCAAAATCGGCAAGGATCCACGCGAGAAAATGTCACAACACGCTCTCCCGaatctctcttcctcttcgtCGTTCCGATCGATTGAAGCAGATTTCACCCGTCTCTACTCCAGTTCGTTGCCAGATTTCCTTCCGGAGGTCCGACAGACTGAAGAGGAAATTAGTTCTAGACAGTAATGAAG TGGAGGGAGAGGTTGTGAATCGGCCTGCGAATGCTCCTTTAGTGAAGATTAGTAATTCGGAACATTGGACTTCGCCGGATGCGTCGGCACGGAGGTGTAATAGTAAGGGACGAGGGGGCGTTTATGATCCTGTTTTTGGAATCTGTTGCCATTTCTGCAG GCAGAAGAAGCTATGTGGTGAAGAAGATTGCAGGAGATGTGGCGATTTTGATATGGATGAACCATGTATCG GAAAAACCGATTGCTCTGTTTGTCATTCCACCAATGGTGTCTTCTGCCGAGCTTGTCTGAAAGTCAGATATGGTGAAG aaatggaagaagtgaTTAAGAACAAGAAATGGATGTGTCCTCATTGTGTGGAGGAGAAAGGAATCAACTCATATTGGATATGCAACAG TTCATTGTGCTTGAAGAAACGCAAGATGGCTCCAACTGGGCTTGCCATTTACAGAG TTGACTTTTGCAGCTCGGAAAATGGGGTACGAATCTGTTGCACATTTGTTAATGGATGA